The Deinococcus metalli genome includes a region encoding these proteins:
- a CDS encoding riboflavin synthase, whose protein sequence is MFTGIIEQVGRIAHTAENEGNLSVIIEPTHMWNDVQLGESVAVNGTCLTVTTWDDVGFTVDLSRETLAKTAPHWQDGAKVNLERAMTAQARFGGHVVSGHVDGMGEILRVDAQPGAYTMTVRAVPHLARYLVPKGSVTVDGVSLTVVDVGGPAGSRPDLRADEFTLWLVPHTLEVTTLHTWAAGTQVNLEADQMAKYVERLILMRDWTPPALDSTVEGTA, encoded by the coding sequence ATGTTTACCGGAATCATTGAACAGGTGGGGCGAATTGCCCACACCGCAGAGAACGAAGGCAACCTGAGCGTCATCATCGAACCCACTCACATGTGGAACGACGTGCAGTTGGGCGAGAGCGTCGCCGTGAACGGCACCTGCCTGACCGTCACCACCTGGGACGACGTGGGCTTCACCGTCGACCTGAGCCGCGAGACCCTCGCCAAGACTGCCCCGCACTGGCAGGACGGCGCGAAGGTGAACCTCGAGCGCGCCATGACTGCCCAGGCCCGGTTCGGCGGGCACGTGGTGAGCGGCCATGTGGACGGGATGGGCGAGATCCTGCGAGTGGACGCGCAGCCCGGCGCCTACACCATGACCGTGCGCGCCGTCCCGCACCTCGCCCGCTACCTGGTGCCCAAGGGCAGCGTGACGGTAGACGGCGTGAGCCTGACGGTGGTGGACGTGGGTGGCCCCGCCGGCAGTCGGCCCGACCTGCGCGCCGACGAGTTCACACTGTGGCTGGTGCCGCACACCCTGGAGGTCACGACCCTGCACACCTGGGCGGCGGGCACCCAGGTGAATCTGGAGGCCGACCAGATGGCGAAGTACGTGGAGAGATTGATCCTGATGCGCGACTGGACGCCGCCCGCCCTGGACAGCACGGTGGAGGGAACGGCATGA
- a CDS encoding bifunctional 3,4-dihydroxy-2-butanone-4-phosphate synthase/GTP cyclohydrolase II, producing MTLASIPDLLAELQAGRPVILVDDEHRENEGDLLLPAATATPEWVNFMAREGRGLICVTLTPERAKALELPPMVGSSTDPNGTAFTVSVDHVSNSTGISAFDRAATIAALLDDAARPADFRRPGHIFPLVARAGGVLRRSGHTEAASDLARLAGFAPVGVICEIMNDSGEMSRLPELLSFGEKHGLLVGSIEALIAYRLEHDPFMVQVAEARLPTEYGEFRIVGFQDSLSGAEHVALVMGKVTPEPLLVRVHSECLTGDGFHSLRCDCGPQRDAAMRIIAAEGRGVLVYLRQEGRGIGLLNKIRAYRLQDGGADTVEANLQLGFPADARDFGIGAQMLQLLGARQLRVLTNNPRKLHALGGFGLEVVERVPLHAGHNAHNAAYLTTKAEKLGHIGTDGSGD from the coding sequence ATGACCCTCGCCTCCATTCCCGACCTGCTGGCGGAACTGCAGGCGGGGCGACCGGTCATCCTGGTGGATGACGAGCACCGTGAGAATGAGGGCGACCTCCTGCTGCCGGCGGCAACGGCCACGCCCGAGTGGGTGAACTTCATGGCGCGGGAGGGCCGCGGCCTGATCTGCGTGACGCTGACTCCCGAGCGGGCGAAGGCCCTGGAATTGCCGCCGATGGTGGGCAGCAGCACCGACCCGAACGGGACAGCCTTCACGGTGAGCGTGGATCATGTGAGCAACAGCACTGGGATCAGCGCCTTCGACCGCGCGGCGACCATCGCGGCCCTGCTGGACGACGCAGCACGACCCGCCGACTTCCGCCGCCCGGGGCACATCTTCCCCCTGGTGGCGCGTGCTGGCGGCGTGCTGCGCCGATCCGGGCACACTGAGGCCGCGAGCGATCTGGCGCGGCTGGCGGGCTTCGCGCCAGTGGGTGTGATCTGCGAGATCATGAACGATTCCGGCGAGATGAGCCGCCTGCCCGAGTTGCTGTCGTTCGGGGAAAAACACGGCCTGCTGGTCGGAAGCATCGAGGCGCTGATCGCCTACCGCCTGGAGCATGACCCGTTTATGGTGCAGGTCGCCGAGGCAAGGCTGCCCACCGAGTACGGCGAGTTCCGCATCGTGGGGTTCCAGGACTCGCTGAGTGGAGCGGAGCACGTGGCGTTGGTGATGGGCAAGGTGACGCCGGAACCACTGTTGGTGCGCGTGCACAGCGAGTGTCTGACCGGGGACGGCTTCCACTCGCTGCGGTGCGACTGCGGCCCGCAGCGGGATGCGGCCATGCGGATCATCGCTGCCGAGGGCCGCGGGGTGCTCGTCTACTTGCGTCAGGAAGGTCGCGGGATTGGACTCCTGAACAAGATCCGCGCCTACCGCCTGCAGGATGGCGGCGCGGACACCGTCGAAGCGAACCTGCAACTCGGCTTTCCGGCCGACGCCCGGGACTTCGGCATCGGGGCGCAGATGCTGCAGTTGCTCGGCGCGCGGCAACTGCGCGTCCTGACCAACAACCCCCGCAAACTGCATGCCCTGGGCGGCTTCGGCCTGGAGGTCGTCGAGCGCGTCCCCCTGCACGCCGGGCACAACGCCCACAACGCGGCGTACCTGACCACCAAGGCGGAAAAGCTCGGCCACATCGGCACGGACGGCAGCGGCGACTGA
- the ribH gene encoding 6,7-dimethyl-8-ribityllumazine synthase encodes MNRIEATLLATDLKFAIVSTRWNHLIVDRLVEGAELAFVQHGGKTDNLDHFLAPGSYEVPLIARKLAESGRYDAVVCLGAVIKGDTDHYDFVAGGAASGILNTSLHTGVPVAFGVLTTDTVEQALNRAGIKAGNKGAEAVLAMIETVKLLRQIVPGDAGVA; translated from the coding sequence ATGAACCGAATTGAAGCCACGCTCCTCGCCACTGACCTCAAATTTGCCATTGTCTCCACCCGTTGGAATCACCTGATCGTTGACCGTCTGGTCGAGGGCGCGGAACTGGCGTTTGTGCAGCACGGCGGGAAGACCGACAACCTCGACCACTTCCTCGCACCAGGGAGCTACGAAGTGCCGTTGATCGCGCGCAAGCTCGCGGAATCCGGAAGATACGACGCCGTGGTGTGCCTGGGGGCCGTCATCAAGGGCGACACCGACCACTACGACTTTGTGGCAGGCGGTGCGGCGAGCGGCATCCTGAATACGTCACTGCATACGGGTGTGCCAGTGGCCTTCGGTGTGCTGACCACCGATACGGTCGAGCAGGCCCTGAACCGGGCAGGGATCAAAGCCGGCAACAAGGGCGCCGAGGCCGTGCTGGCGATGATCGAGACCGTGAAGCTGCTGCGGCAGATTGTGCCTGGAGACGCTGGGGTAGCGTGA
- a CDS encoding DUF5666 domain-containing protein — protein sequence MKHALPATLVLSLLLAACGSTSGSLTPASSQTLSGTITSLSSDRSALTVAGTTVKLTASLHALSGATAIRKNGTASTAHALSVGQNVTVQETGGVATEVDVNVELRGQISSVGATSLVVAGQTVNVDAGTRIELASDDDTAATAHVLADLTAGTFVEISGQRDTSGAILASNIEAKSAEELHQDGENEDSEVKGEVTNLDATAHLFTANGTTVSYDPATVAGTLAPGVAVEVEGQFDAATAVLRASKVRVESDQEEHEGIRAGAVVTVEARVESMDSASQTFTARGLTVGYARATVKGQVTLRAEVKVKGTVDAATPTLIHASTVVVGDD from the coding sequence ATGAAGCACGCTCTTCCTGCCACACTCGTACTCTCGCTTCTCCTAGCCGCGTGCGGGAGCACGTCGGGCTCCCTGACCCCCGCGTCGTCCCAGACCCTGAGCGGCACCATCACCAGTCTGAGCAGCGACCGTAGCGCCCTCACCGTCGCCGGCACCACGGTCAAGCTCACTGCCAGCCTGCACGCCCTGTCTGGGGCGACGGCCATCCGAAAGAACGGCACGGCCAGCACCGCCCACGCCCTGAGTGTTGGTCAGAACGTGACGGTTCAGGAAACCGGCGGCGTCGCCACCGAGGTGGACGTAAACGTAGAATTGCGAGGTCAAATCTCGTCGGTCGGGGCCACCAGCTTGGTGGTGGCTGGCCAGACAGTGAACGTCGATGCGGGTACCCGCATCGAACTCGCCAGCGACGACGATACCGCCGCCACTGCCCACGTCCTGGCTGACCTGACCGCCGGCACCTTTGTCGAGATCAGCGGGCAGCGTGACACCAGCGGTGCGATTCTGGCGAGCAACATCGAAGCGAAGAGTGCAGAGGAACTGCACCAAGACGGAGAGAACGAGGACAGCGAGGTCAAGGGAGAGGTGACCAATCTCGATGCCACCGCCCATCTGTTCACGGCCAATGGCACCACGGTTTCGTATGACCCGGCGACAGTCGCGGGCACGCTGGCACCGGGCGTCGCGGTGGAGGTGGAGGGGCAGTTCGACGCTGCCACCGCTGTCCTCAGGGCCAGCAAGGTTCGTGTCGAAAGCGATCAGGAAGAGCACGAGGGGATCCGTGCGGGAGCGGTGGTGACGGTAGAAGCGCGGGTAGAGTCGATGGATTCGGCCTCGCAGACGTTCACGGCACGGGGGCTGACGGTTGGATATGCCCGGGCGACGGTGAAGGGTCAGGTGACGCTCAGGGCCGAGGTGAAGGTGAAAGGCACGGTGGACGCCGCCACACCCACCCTGATCCATGCCAGCACCGTGGTGGTCGGGGACGACTGA
- a CDS encoding response regulator, with amino-acid sequence MPDTVPAVPTISNGRPLRVLLVDDTSTDRELTREALAGHEQAVILDTCASGERALSFLRAPDTTLPDVILLDLNMPGLTSLEVLAQLKDDPSLQILPVVILSSSGDTRDIERAYSLHASSYLIKTPQFQRFVRQIDAFVNFWMRSCTPSGFRTVT; translated from the coding sequence ATGCCGGACACCGTCCCAGCTGTGCCCACAATTTCCAATGGACGACCCCTGCGCGTGCTCCTGGTCGACGACACCTCCACAGACCGCGAATTGACCCGTGAGGCCCTGGCCGGCCATGAGCAGGCCGTCATCCTTGACACCTGCGCCAGCGGGGAACGCGCCCTGTCGTTCCTGCGCGCCCCCGACACCACGCTGCCCGATGTGATCCTGCTCGACCTCAACATGCCCGGCCTGACCAGCTTGGAGGTGCTCGCCCAGCTCAAAGACGACCCCAGCCTCCAGATCCTCCCCGTGGTTATCCTCAGCAGTTCCGGCGACACCCGGGATATCGAGCGGGCCTATAGCCTGCATGCCAGCTCCTACCTCATCAAAACCCCACAATTCCAGCGGTTCGTGCGGCAGATCGACGCCTTTGTGAACTTCTGGATGCGCAGTTGCACCCCGAGCGGCTTCCGCACTGTGACTTGA
- a CDS encoding response regulator — translation MPNAASDLAVAIQARPLRVLLIEDDAGDAALMEEVFGQHAERVSLDISPSVPQMFTHLRTPGLPRPDALLLDLHLAGHSGLDVLVELKRDPQLHHLPVVILSGSDDPKDIARAYQEHASAYLIKPFTLDVLQAQIDAFVSFWQCCSVIG, via the coding sequence ATGCCAAACGCAGCCAGTGACCTCGCGGTGGCTATCCAGGCGCGCCCTTTGCGCGTCCTGCTCATTGAGGATGACGCCGGTGACGCCGCGCTGATGGAAGAGGTCTTCGGTCAGCATGCAGAACGGGTCAGTCTCGACATCAGTCCCAGCGTCCCCCAAATGTTTACCCACCTGCGCACGCCTGGTCTCCCGCGGCCCGACGCGCTGCTCCTAGACCTCCATCTGGCGGGTCACTCCGGTCTTGACGTACTGGTGGAGCTCAAACGTGATCCGCAGCTGCATCACCTCCCCGTCGTGATCCTGAGTGGTTCGGATGATCCGAAGGACATCGCGCGGGCGTATCAGGAGCATGCGAGTGCGTACCTGATCAAGCCCTTCACGCTGGATGTCCTGCAAGCGCAGATCGACGCGTTCGTGAGCTTCTGGCAGTGCTGCAGCGTCATCGGCTGA
- a CDS encoding DUF7669 domain-containing protein, with protein sequence MTCRDEILSELQELLKVRPQREFRLGEILRRMAWRNTPYVRVTISNYVTAVMCVNSNAKDGGQYQDLERVGRGVYRLLE encoded by the coding sequence ATGACCTGCCGCGATGAGATCCTGAGCGAGTTGCAGGAGCTCCTGAAGGTTCGCCCGCAACGGGAATTCAGGTTGGGCGAGATCCTGCGGCGGATGGCCTGGCGCAACACCCCGTACGTCCGGGTGACCATCAGCAATTACGTGACGGCGGTGATGTGTGTCAACTCGAACGCGAAAGATGGCGGGCAGTACCAGGATCTGGAGCGGGTCGGACGAGGGGTGTACCGGCTGTTGGAGTGA
- a CDS encoding DUF7669 domain-containing protein, whose translation MTCRDEILSVIRRLIQDRPDGEFGLSEVIQAMRTERSPYHKGTIMSYITSFMCANAPSARYRKYNDLERVGRGRYRLREPHWLPS comes from the coding sequence ATGACGTGCCGCGATGAGATCCTGAGTGTCATCCGTCGCCTGATCCAGGATCGGCCTGATGGTGAGTTCGGCCTGTCTGAGGTCATCCAGGCCATGCGGACCGAGCGGAGCCCGTATCACAAAGGGACGATCATGTCGTACATCACGTCCTTCATGTGCGCCAACGCCCCGTCGGCTAGGTACCGGAAGTACAACGACCTGGAACGCGTAGGTCGGGGGCGGTACCGGCTGCGCGAGCCCCATTGGCTACCCTCCTGA
- a CDS encoding helix-turn-helix domain-containing protein, with translation MTRKGVHSARVMTRARLLLLSDQGLKDRDVAARAGISTVTVAAIRRKFVEGGLQAALYEKARPKQAPKLNAQQTAILIAEVCSTPAGRETWTMQLLADRLLTLGVVESISDETVRRTLKKTRSNRGKFRVGVSLR, from the coding sequence ATGACGCGCAAAGGCGTCCACAGCGCGCGGGTCATGACCCGCGCACGTCTGCTCCTGCTCAGTGACCAGGGTCTCAAAGATCGGGACGTCGCGGCGCGTGCGGGCATCAGTACCGTGACCGTGGCCGCCATCCGACGTAAGTTCGTAGAGGGCGGCCTGCAGGCCGCCCTCTACGAGAAGGCACGCCCCAAACAAGCGCCCAAACTGAATGCCCAGCAAACCGCCATCCTGATCGCCGAGGTGTGCTCGACGCCCGCAGGGCGCGAGACCTGGACGATGCAACTCCTGGCAGATCGACTGTTGACCCTGGGCGTGGTGGAGAGCATCAGCGATGAAACGGTGCGGCGCACGCTGAAAAAAACGCGCTCAAACCGTGGCAAGTTCAGAGTTGGTGTGTCGCTCAGGTAG
- a CDS encoding IS110 family transposase, whose amino-acid sequence MHVLGLDIGKDTVFAHLIRMDGATHSLAAVPNTAVGFRQLLTWARTHGAPRATLHVVMEATGVYWERCAQYLFEQGCTVSVENPTRIRYFARSKARRGKTDAMDAALIAAYGSTMAPRTWRPPSAALHELKLLCRERSTLVVTLNAEQNRLHAMNHRAVVTQRLMALIQERVAFLQTQVETLERSMRTLIEGDPALAEPLQLLLTIPGYGFLTAASVLAETDGFALLETGRQISAYAGIAPAPVESGTSVHGHSRISKIGNAHLRRTAYLAASGARKSKGRVGEFYRHLRAQGKPPKVALVALGRKLLRIGLAVVKSGQPYQEAYRRCTPSVP is encoded by the coding sequence ATGCATGTACTCGGTCTGGATATCGGGAAGGACACCGTGTTTGCCCATCTGATACGGATGGATGGCGCCACCCATTCCCTGGCAGCGGTACCCAATACGGCCGTTGGATTCCGCCAGTTGCTGACCTGGGCCAGAACGCACGGGGCGCCCAGGGCCACGCTGCATGTCGTGATGGAAGCCACTGGCGTGTATTGGGAACGGTGCGCGCAGTATCTGTTTGAGCAGGGGTGTACTGTGAGCGTCGAAAATCCCACGCGCATCCGGTACTTTGCTCGTTCCAAGGCGCGTCGGGGAAAAACGGACGCCATGGATGCGGCGTTGATTGCTGCCTATGGCAGCACGATGGCGCCGAGAACTTGGCGACCGCCCAGTGCCGCCCTGCATGAACTGAAATTGCTCTGCCGCGAACGGTCAACCCTCGTGGTGACGTTGAACGCCGAGCAGAATCGGCTGCATGCCATGAACCACCGGGCGGTCGTGACACAGCGATTGATGGCGTTGATCCAGGAACGCGTAGCGTTCCTGCAGACCCAGGTTGAAACCCTTGAACGATCGATGCGCACGTTGATCGAGGGTGACCCTGCGCTGGCTGAACCGCTGCAATTGCTGTTGACGATTCCCGGCTACGGATTCCTGACGGCGGCCAGCGTGTTGGCCGAGACAGACGGCTTCGCACTGCTGGAGACCGGAAGGCAGATCTCGGCGTATGCCGGCATTGCGCCAGCACCCGTTGAGTCAGGCACGAGTGTTCATGGTCATAGTCGCATTTCTAAAATCGGCAATGCCCATCTCAGGCGAACCGCCTATCTGGCAGCATCCGGTGCCCGGAAGTCGAAGGGGCGTGTGGGCGAGTTCTATCGCCACCTGCGGGCACAGGGGAAGCCACCCAAGGTGGCCCTTGTGGCGCTAGGGAGAAAACTGCTGCGCATTGGCCTGGCGGTCGTGAAGTCCGGACAGCCCTACCAGGAAGCCTATCGACGATGCACGCCTAGTGTGCCTTGA
- a CDS encoding IS4 family transposase, which produces MKAHRSRPPHDSLQTALRSAFPIDARRLAVLAALVLAMVQARTVVLYALKSHVDLPGTLDMRYQRLRRFVQFQLPDGLFTRFALAILPAGDLELILDRTTWKLGQQDVNILLLSAVWSGFSLPLMWTVLPHGGSSSQVLREALLTRFLTVCPDRKISGLLADREFIGKTWFKFLDQHGINPCIRLPARATVGIGKMPVWACFKKLQPGEVRRWHRRVQVYGVSLRVCATKNLAGEILYLAYRGRAGINLERYGRRWQAENLHSALKTRGFNLEDTGVTQAERISTLLTAVSIAFIWTCVTGELLAAKTPPKRKKHGHRTVSVFRLGLDHLQDLLLHPSRASWQALSGLMPSFDW; this is translated from the coding sequence ATGAAAGCACACCGGAGCCGACCTCCTCACGATAGCTTGCAGACCGCCCTGCGGTCTGCCTTTCCCATCGATGCGCGCCGCCTCGCCGTCTTGGCCGCGCTCGTCCTGGCCATGGTGCAGGCCCGCACCGTCGTTCTCTACGCCTTAAAATCCCACGTTGACCTTCCAGGCACGCTGGACATGCGCTACCAGCGACTTCGGCGCTTCGTGCAGTTTCAGCTTCCAGACGGGCTGTTCACCCGGTTCGCGCTGGCCATCCTGCCTGCAGGCGACCTCGAGCTGATCCTCGACCGCACCACCTGGAAACTTGGCCAGCAGGACGTGAATATCCTGCTGCTCTCGGCCGTGTGGAGCGGGTTCAGTCTGCCCCTCATGTGGACGGTGCTACCGCACGGCGGCAGCAGTTCCCAGGTGCTGCGGGAAGCGTTGCTGACGCGCTTCTTGACGGTCTGCCCAGATCGGAAGATCAGCGGTCTGCTGGCAGACCGAGAGTTCATCGGAAAGACCTGGTTTAAATTCCTCGACCAGCACGGCATCAATCCATGTATCCGACTGCCCGCTCGTGCCACGGTTGGAATCGGCAAAATGCCGGTGTGGGCGTGTTTCAAGAAACTCCAGCCAGGAGAAGTCCGCCGGTGGCACCGAAGGGTTCAGGTCTATGGCGTCTCACTGCGAGTCTGTGCGACAAAAAACCTTGCCGGTGAAATCCTGTACCTGGCGTACCGAGGGCGTGCCGGCATCAATCTCGAACGGTATGGTCGCCGCTGGCAGGCGGAAAATCTGCATTCCGCACTCAAAACGAGAGGGTTCAATCTCGAAGACACGGGGGTCACGCAGGCCGAACGGATCTCGACGTTGCTCACGGCGGTGTCGATCGCGTTCATCTGGACGTGCGTAACCGGCGAACTGCTAGCCGCGAAGACGCCACCCAAGCGCAAGAAACACGGACACCGCACGGTGTCCGTGTTCCGGCTGGGGCTCGATCACCTTCAGGATCTGCTGCTGCACCCATCCCGAGCGTCCTGGCAAGCCTTGAGCGGACTCATGCCGAGTTTTGACTGGTAG
- a CDS encoding universal stress protein — protein sequence MLPTHLTVAYDGNPHTQEALMVAASLAQSWSLPLHLRLITAQQVPPPGALCLAETSDRLASLGRAPTTAERYVGSAATALSSATGPDTLLIMGTHWPQDRQWAWRDTTMDVVLQAAAGSVLVCPAPDLG from the coding sequence GTGCTTCCCACCCACCTGACCGTGGCCTATGACGGCAACCCGCACACACAGGAGGCGCTGATGGTGGCAGCCAGCCTCGCTCAGAGCTGGTCTCTGCCGCTGCACCTGCGGCTGATCACAGCGCAACAGGTACCTCCGCCCGGCGCCCTGTGTCTGGCCGAGACCAGTGACCGGCTGGCCTCCCTTGGTCGCGCCCCAACCACCGCCGAGCGGTATGTTGGTTCGGCCGCAACTGCTCTCAGTTCGGCGACCGGGCCAGACACGCTGCTGATTATGGGTACGCACTGGCCACAGGACAGGCAGTGGGCCTGGCGGGACACCACCATGGACGTGGTGCTGCAGGCCGCAGCGGGATCCGTGCTGGTCTGCCCGGCACCTGACCTGGGCTGA
- a CDS encoding phosphatase PAP2 family protein, whose amino-acid sequence MRLSSHSPTLRPAPVLRVLLGILLPLVLVGVIAEDVLEKQRFAFETPLLTWIHDHTGPTLTSVSLFLHTFGGPVPMGAVFMLIVLGLWFMQRRPQALFALLGLGSAVGIAFGMKVLFHRPRPELWTRMVNETGPSFPSGHTTVAAALVTFLVLLAWRTPWRWPTLIVGAAYAALMGYSRMVLGVHFPTDVLAGWLTGVACVLGAYSVMGRRMQPAMVPAINTQD is encoded by the coding sequence ATGCGCCTGTCCAGTCACTCCCCTACCCTCCGACCGGCCCCGGTGCTTCGCGTCCTGCTGGGCATCCTGCTGCCCCTCGTACTGGTCGGCGTGATCGCCGAGGACGTCCTCGAGAAGCAGCGCTTCGCCTTCGAGACCCCCCTCCTCACTTGGATCCATGACCACACGGGCCCGACCCTGACATCTGTGAGCCTGTTCCTGCATACCTTCGGTGGGCCGGTGCCCATGGGTGCGGTGTTCATGCTGATCGTCCTTGGGCTGTGGTTCATGCAGCGCCGCCCGCAGGCGCTCTTCGCGCTCCTGGGCCTAGGCAGCGCGGTGGGCATCGCCTTTGGGATGAAGGTGCTGTTCCATCGGCCCCGGCCGGAACTGTGGACGCGGATGGTCAACGAGACTGGGCCGTCTTTTCCCAGTGGGCACACCACGGTCGCGGCGGCACTGGTGACCTTCCTGGTGCTGCTCGCGTGGCGCACACCGTGGCGCTGGCCCACGCTGATCGTGGGTGCCGCCTACGCCGCCCTGATGGGGTACTCGCGAATGGTGCTGGGCGTGCACTTCCCGACCGACGTTCTGGCTGGCTGGCTGACTGGCGTGGCCTGCGTGCTCGGCGCATACAGCGTCATGGGCCGGCGGATGCAGCCTGCCATGGTGCCGGCGATCAACACCCAGGACTGA
- a CDS encoding polysaccharide deacetylase family protein, protein MRRSALLIPMLLSTLAGAQGVTPALVPRISPPGQMQPVAPGTRPAVALRTLTLHPALPDVHRVETLSNGFIRVAHALVLPRAALSTAQLQTLALTAVQRTFQADPGLAEVDVSVYRAQTYRGFGGPPPLLTLSVPTSRRATVQAEVQTGTYDRLWVQGGAPPEREITPLQELERVPVFIGTQADLLRQQLEQALGLAGGGVRPGGLLFKGTPTQRRVALTFDDAPHPLYFPLVLDTLRRAGAHATFFVIGRNAEAYPYFVRDIVQAGHELGNHTYHHVRLPNLSDAQITAELQRTTDLLTRLTGQPVRFFRPPGGEYSARVLKITRNLGLTTVFWTDDPGDFQNPGVETVEARFARNLRPGGIILLHDNAPDGLAALPDLLKVAGEKGYIVGTAGALTR, encoded by the coding sequence ATGCGCCGCTCTGCCCTCCTGATCCCCATGCTGCTCAGCACCCTCGCGGGAGCCCAGGGTGTCACGCCTGCACTGGTGCCCCGGATCTCACCTCCAGGGCAGATGCAGCCGGTGGCGCCGGGCACCCGGCCCGCCGTGGCGCTGCGCACCCTGACCCTGCACCCCGCCCTGCCCGACGTGCACCGGGTGGAGACGCTGAGCAATGGCTTCATCCGCGTGGCCCACGCCCTGGTGCTGCCCCGCGCGGCGCTCAGCACGGCGCAGTTGCAGACCCTGGCCCTCACCGCCGTCCAGCGCACCTTCCAGGCCGATCCGGGCCTGGCCGAGGTAGACGTCAGCGTCTACCGTGCACAGACGTATCGCGGCTTCGGTGGCCCGCCGCCGCTCCTGACGCTGTCCGTGCCGACCAGCCGACGCGCGACGGTTCAGGCGGAGGTGCAGACCGGCACCTATGACCGGCTCTGGGTACAGGGTGGCGCGCCACCCGAACGTGAGATCACGCCCCTGCAGGAACTCGAGCGCGTCCCAGTGTTCATCGGCACCCAGGCCGACCTGCTCCGTCAGCAGCTGGAGCAGGCGCTGGGCCTGGCCGGCGGTGGCGTGCGTCCCGGGGGTCTGCTGTTCAAGGGCACTCCCACCCAGCGGCGAGTGGCCCTGACCTTCGACGACGCGCCTCATCCGCTGTACTTTCCGCTGGTGCTCGACACGCTGAGGCGGGCCGGGGCGCACGCGACGTTCTTCGTGATCGGCCGCAACGCTGAAGCGTACCCGTACTTTGTGCGGGACATCGTCCAAGCCGGCCACGAGCTCGGCAACCATACGTACCATCACGTCCGGCTCCCGAACCTCAGCGACGCGCAGATCACCGCCGAACTGCAGCGCACCACCGACCTGCTCACCCGGTTGACCGGCCAGCCGGTGCGCTTCTTCCGTCCGCCCGGGGGCGAGTATTCCGCCCGCGTGCTGAAGATCACCCGGAATCTGGGCCTGACCACCGTGTTCTGGACGGACGATCCCGGCGACTTCCAGAACCCCGGTGTCGAGACCGTGGAAGCCCGCTTCGCCCGCAACCTCCGTCCCGGCGGGATCATCCTGCTGCACGACAACGCCCCCGACGGGCTGGCCGCCCTGCCCGACCTGCTCAAGGTCGCCGGGGAGAAGGGGTACATCGTGGGCACGGCCGGCGCCCTGACCCGGTGA
- a CDS encoding DedA family protein, whose translation MTLFAWVGNLDPTVLNAATAALLALEGAGIPGIPGVLPMLAQGRMIHAGQTTLAAAITWGVLGNWTGSLLGYATWRWGARWLPDAWRARVAGERTASLLARSGPGLIVVSRSLGSLRTPVTVVAGTSGYPLARYAALSLLGAGVHVGVWQTLLWKVGPALLPQVARWGRELVIVVAVIAVSAWFGKCLVGRRQRVQAGPPAEPNIPTVNPPRAP comes from the coding sequence GTGACCCTCTTTGCGTGGGTCGGCAACCTCGACCCGACCGTGCTGAATGCCGCCACCGCCGCGCTGCTCGCGCTGGAGGGGGCCGGCATTCCAGGCATTCCCGGGGTGCTGCCGATGCTGGCGCAGGGCCGCATGATCCACGCCGGGCAGACCACCCTCGCGGCGGCGATCACGTGGGGCGTGCTCGGCAACTGGACGGGCAGCCTGCTTGGCTATGCCACGTGGCGCTGGGGCGCGCGCTGGCTCCCCGACGCGTGGCGGGCGCGGGTGGCGGGTGAACGCACGGCCAGCCTGCTGGCCCGCTCCGGGCCCGGGCTGATCGTCGTCAGCCGCAGCCTGGGCAGCCTGCGTACGCCGGTCACTGTGGTCGCCGGCACCAGCGGGTACCCCCTGGCCCGCTACGCGGCCCTCAGCCTGCTCGGCGCGGGAGTGCACGTGGGCGTGTGGCAGACCCTGCTCTGGAAGGTCGGGCCTGCCCTGCTCCCCCAGGTGGCGCGCTGGGGCCGGGAACTCGTGATCGTCGTGGCCGTCATCGCCGTGAGCGCGTGGTTCGGGAAATGTCTCGTTGGCAGGCGTCAGCGCGTCCAGGCCGGCCCTCCAGCTGAGCCGAATATACCGACCGTTAACCCGCCCCGCGCACCCTGA